The sequence TTATTCCTTTTGTTATGTACACCACTATTACACAGCTTGACCTAGTGTATTATGGGGGCTATTAAACTCTAAAGTTTAGATTTTTGGAGCTTGTATACAGGGTTATTTATATAATAATGTGACATTACTCAATACTGACAAAACTACTTAGgtagttttttgggtttgggggtttgttggtattttggggttttttgttttcttatttttttaatttagtgcttttttattttaaagttagagaaaaggaggaaatgtGATCTGTGTATTTCTGCTAAAGGGCCTGTGGTTTGCCTGGCTAACAGCCTTGCAGGTCAGTAATAACACTTCCTGGTAAAGGACTAAATGTTCTTTTCATgctactgtttgtttttctaaaaccAGGATTTGCTTCCTTTGGAGGCAGGTTGCTTTCATGAGGGATAGTGCAACTTGTATGAGGGTTAttaaacataggaaaaaaacatttgtacTTGCACAGCTAGTTATAAATCATTCTAAAATTCTGAACGTGAGTTGTCTTAAAGAatcttacattttccagtaatttttaatccttttctgtGCACACGTTGATTTCCTAAATGttaaatgctttgtttaaaaatagtgtTCTCTGTTGAGAATATTttcatggaataaaaaaatcttttcatggTCTAAGTAATTAGCTtccctgtttgttttctgtaggaGGGACAGGGAGACTTTCAGCATGAGGTCTGTAACCTCTTGTTATGGTGGTAGAACCTCTGCTGTGATTGTAGATGGGGGAACAGATGACGCCATTTTGGTGTTGGTTGTGTTGTTAGCCTACTTGGATACTTTCAAATGCTGTAACATCTCACTCCAGAGATAGGCTTAGAGACAACAAGCACATGCAGCTCTAACCATAGTTCTTgcttaaatatttatacaacTTCTGAGGATAATGCTTATACACCAATTCTATTTGTGACAAAGTGGAATGTGCTGCTAAAGCACTCTTTATATAAACACAGTGTATGCTGATTTCCTATGAAAAGTGCTAACAGCTTATGCTTTGCCTTcatccaaggaaaaaaaaaatactacttacCCAAGTGATTCACCTCAGTAAATGAAGCAAGtttaatatatacatacacCCACATTTACTCAtatctgaaagcattttaattatCTGGATTGTTTGTTCTTGCAATCTCATTATTCATTCCTGGCAGCGTAGCTGTTGTGCAGGCTCCAGCAAAAGCCAAAAAGTACTACAGATGCTGTCTTAAAAAGTAAGATGTCCCAACACATACACAATTAATTTTCTACTTTCAAAGGTACAGTGATACTTGAGCCTTCTGTTGTGGTCACAGATAAAGGATCATTTCTGCAACCTGCAaatatgcaaattattttgcataaagATACACTTTAATTCACAATTCTATGTACAGTGTTTTATATTCATTAAAGGAATATTACACAACAGATTTTCTGCAAAGTCACATACTTATCTATCATTTTATTTACActatttgcttcattttaatattaagaTGCCAATGCCCTTACTCTGAGGCATTATCAAAACATTGCAACTCTGGGGAAATACAGAAAGCTGTAAGACTATCTTACAGGGATAACCTAACTGTTTAAAAGGATCATTAAATGACTTGGTGacacagtaaataaataatttgtttagAAATCAGTAGTTTTAAAACAAGTGTGCATTGTGCAGTTAAATTCTAAACATGTTGTAAAATGCAAGAAGTTTGTGCAGTATCAAATCACCAAAAGAAAACTAAGGTTATTTCAAGTATATCATTTAAATAGTGGTTACAGAGTCTTATACACTTAATTGTTCCACCTGCTTCACTGGAGGAGGTTCCAGTTTTCGGGAAAGTGCAGTTAAAATCTGGCTGAATTTCTCGTATCTTTCATTTTGATTAACTTGTGCTCCTTTGCTGCCCCAGAGCAATCTCATTTGAAATTCTGTCTTGAAGATTTCACTCATCTCTTCATCAGGCTGGAAACCTAGtaagtaaaaagaatcccacaATATCGCCATCAGGCAAGttttttattcagaagaaaTGGCCTTTAAACTGTATTCCCTCCTAATAAGATAAGCTTTAGTGTGCTGGTTCCTTTTGCACAATGATTTTAACAAGCTAGTAAAACAGTGAAAATCCTTTCCATCTGTTACATTCCAGTAGCACACAAATGGCTCTAGGGACACGCTATCCTTTTTGCTCAATTCTAATGGTCTAGAATTGTCATTATAGCCTAATCTCAAATATAATTACTGATGTATACATGCTGCCTGCAGAAATACTTAAATTTCTCTCCCCTCAACTTTTTTTACTGCAAGTTTAAAACACTAAGTCACATTATAATATGTTGCTGCTTTCTGGCTGTGAGCAGTCAAGTGTTGCATCTTGCACTGCTGTAAAGAATCCTATTACGACAGATGGTGTTTTATTCACAAAAATCAGAGTAGGAATTTCAAATTGTACAGAAGACAGGAAGTTATCCTTGGTCCTTACTGTACTTCTGTTCAGTTGACTATGAGTATGCTTAGCAAAAATGTACACTCTATTGCTTACTGGAGAACTACAGCGATGAATAATTTACTGTCTGCTTTTAAACAATATTGATCTTGTCCTCAGCCTGAGTTTCCTGCAGGACATTTGCTACTATCTCAGCTCCCAGGAAAGAGGAGAAGAGTTTTTTGCACTGACTTTTAGTGGCACTTAGGGAGAGACCTTATTCTTCAGATGTAACCCACACATTCTATTAATATGCAGCAGTTTCTCCTACTAGTGCTCCCTACCTTCCAGCATCTGTTCTGCAGTCAAGCTGTACATTTCTGCATTCTGTGCTATCTGACGAGCTGTGGCCAAGTGCTTCAGCATTATTTCGCAGCTTTGGTCACTGCTTTCCCACAGGTCCATGCCTTCAAAAACAACAGCTTGTCGCTCCATCAAGGTAATGAGAGGCATCAGCAGTGGCACTGTTACGTTGTTCTGTGGAGCACTGACAGTCTCTGGGATAGAGTAACAAACAAATCATATCATCAGACATTATAAAACCTGCTAATTGAAGAAGGTATTGTAACTGCAGTATTCTTTTCAAAGTCAACTACTCTTTGTCTTCCATCTTTCAAGTTAACACCTTACCTCAGATACGCCGCTCCTACCAGTTCCCAGTGAACTGACTGGGGGAGAAGGCCAAGACAAATTAGCATTGGAAGACTGAATTTGCTATGGGAGAAGGTGCTGCTGAATTACTAGACAGTAGCACACagattttaaacacatttaaaatctgGGTCATTCCAATAAATTCTGTGAGGCtaaaaagttttccttctctaCCCCTTCTCAGTGAGATGTTCAGAGAAATGTTATCTCCACCTTGCACCCCTTTGGAGACCAGAGCTGAGAAGAATCTGAGGTAGGAGCATCTGATGTGATCAGAGGAATTGTCTGACTAAACCATTCTTTGCATTTGAGGATTCATCCTCTGATCCAATaggcaaagcaaataaaaagcaaaatctgttaCAAGTAACTCTTGTCTGAGGAaggaggagattttttttcccatctttgaGGCAAGATGAGGCACAGTGTTTCGGTTTCTGCTCCACAAAGAGGGAGTGTGGGTTTGGGCAGAATGTGTTACATTCTGCATGGgtacatacatgcacacaagcaCATACTTCTATTTCATTGTCTTACACTGCATTATACAAGTTCACATAGTCATTTTAACATACGATGCACAGCTATCAAAACAGCAGCTGCCTCGTCTCCCTACACAGGAAGCCAGTAGTGGGAGAGTTAAAAGGCTAAATAGAAACTCATACTCACTATTCCACTCCTCCTGTCCTTCATGCAAAGCTTTGCTGAACGGCTTCAGCTGTTTTTCATACATAATGGCAGTCTGGGTATAATGATGTCTTAGAGAGGTCCAGGTTTGTTCTAACCTAGTGACCTGTTCATATAAAGTAAAGAATACCCATTATTGACTCCGTAAGCAATTCACAGGAAAAGTACACTGCTAGTGACAAAGTTTCTGTCCTGATGATCTCTCTAGTCTTGAAGAAATTGCATAAGTTAAATAAACCATCAAACAACTCCATGCTTTGGAACAtaaaggaaacagatttttaccTGTGGCATTTCCAGTGCTTTCATAATGGCAGAAAATGCATACAAATCCCCCAGCGAGTCCTTCAGCTCCACTGCAACTTGGATGATCCTATTTAATGTTGCTGCTCTATCTTCCAGATTTCCTGTGCAACCCAAAATATCCACAGCTATTCCTATTGCCATGGTATTGTGCCTGTAAGTGAAACAATTTATACTACTGGTTACAAATTATTACATTAATAATACATTATGCTGTACATGTGTTCAGAGAAAATCAATTCAAAGGTATATTTCAATATCACAGTGTGCCCAGCAAACTTACCAGCATCTTTGTATCGAGCAGTAATGCCGTTATATGGAATATATATACGTTGGCTTTGAATTTGTGTTTTAATAAATTCAATAGATTTTCTTAATATATTCCTACTATACAACATTCTGCTCAGGCAGTGAATGAATGAACACTTTTGGGAAAATTACCCCAACTCCCTTTGTCATCCACACTCAAACCCTGGGACCTTCCCCCTAAATTTCAGCAACCAAAGTACTGCAATCTGAATCAGAGAAGTAGAGAAGCTAGATCAGGGATGGAAAAAACCCTAATTGTTCCCCAGAACTTGTACAGAGGTTTTACAGAAAGCTTTGCTGATCATTTTTTACTTTACTAGATCTTCTAGCCTCTTCCCCAGTTGCAGAAGGCTACTTGCCTTCAGTCTCTTCCACTAACATGCTCAGCTAGATTATAGGTCCCCTGAACTTTAGTTTACCTGAGCTCTTGAAGGAGAGCTGAGAGTGTCAGCAGCTCCGAGGACCCTGCTTTCAGTAGAATTCCCCTTTCCCTGTATTACATGTATGGAGTTGCCCCATGATGTTAAGGAATTTTTcatatgcaaaaaaaagtcatatgCCATCTCACTAAATTATCTTCTGTCTGTACACATGAATTCAGAAAATGTGCAGGAGAGCATTCTCTGAGGAAATGTAGAGTACAATGTAGCAATGCTCTGATCTTCTGGCCATCTGCCCTGGAAATGAGTAACAGGAACATTTACCTTTCAATTAGGTCAAGGCGCAGCTGATGTCCATAAGGCAAGGTAATCAGTTCAAGACCAGAGTTCACTCCCATAATCTTCCTCATCTCTTCAGAAACTTCTAGTATCCTTGCCACCTGTAAAGTGCAAAAATCTGTGCATGAATTTTGAAACTAACTTAGCCTAGCCATGTAGAAGTCCTCCAGGTTAGTGCAGGGCATATGGAGTTAAGTGCACAGCGTGTAACACTAGAATACAGTCATCTAAGAAAAACTTAACATGCACATTCAGTACCTTACACAAAGAGaccagtaaaatattttttgcataatTCAGCCATCAGAAAACATATAAAAGGTGTGACCAAAATGCTTTATCGAACTTCCATCCTCTACTTGCGGAAGGAGATTCATATGCAAGCTCCAGGGAATGTGATGCTCTCTTGGCCTCTTCCTTGTCAGGGTGGCACTGCTCTTTTTGGCCTTAAAGATGTACACATTTACTTCGCCACCTTCACTTCTAAAAAGACAACTGCTCAGAATGTTTTTGGATAACACCACAGGGTCCTCAGAAGGATTAATTAATAAAAGGTCTTTAAGGAGGACACTGAATGTTGAGTGCCTAATGAAGGCAGTATGTGAAAGCTGACACCCTCACcaatttgtctttgctttttaaacgTACAGTATTAGGTACTGGTTATATCAATAACGATTATATATGCTAATCACAAGCAAAACCACATTAATATGATAACGTGAGATTATCTGCTGGTTTAAGGCCTGTATGCCAACACATTTACAAACCAATCTGCCTGCTGTTTCATGATACACCCATCAGCAGGCTTTCTTGGTtatgaaaacatgaaagcaaTCTGGCCTACCCAACAAGCCTCACTGGTACAAAATCTAGCACTGTAGAGAAACCTGTTTCGCTTCTAGAGATGCAGGAGTGATATGAAGCCCCTGGACACACACTGATTTCTACTCCTTTGTCACAAAAAGCCCTCTCAGGCATGCAAGTGGCAGATTTCACTCCATCACTTACCATATGGGTGCTTCTTTCATAATTAGAAATGTCATTATTTAAAAGGCAAACTGAGCTACTGATGCCATCAGAAGACCTCTGAACTTCAGCCTTATCACACATCTCAGCACAAAGCATTTATTCTGGCCAAGTTCACATGCCAGTCTCATTGTATCATGCAGTTCTGAGCCGTGCAGTAGTATGCAACAAGTTACCAATAAATGACAGTCATTGGCTCAGCACTGTGAGATGAAGATTAAAATAGACTTCTCTACATGTCCTAGCTAGTCACTGTTCCTGCTCCAAAAtccaaaaatctgtttctgtaaaACACTCCAGTGACTCCTAATTAATTGTACAGGCTCCCACACTTCCAGCAGGCCAGTTTCCTTGGCCCCATTCCAAAGTTTATAGGATTTAAATTCAGGAGGCTAATAATGAGGTAAGtgaatataatatatatataaaaccccTCACTACTTCTCTAAGGCATGCATATCCTATGCCTTCAAGCAGCATACTCTTTAACAATATATTAAAAGTCATTCTGGTTATTGTTACTAGGttaaaggaggaaaaggtgAATTTTGGAGCTAAAATGTTAGAGAATGCTGTTACTACTCTTTGAACCATAGTAAAGAAGCCACAATCTATCACTTCTGGAAAGACCAAGCGGTTGTGGAGCCGAGTTTTTCTGAGTCACCATGTCTGCAGGAAGCCTCCCTTAGCAGCAGCCAACACTGCTACTGAGGAGGAAAGCTGTGTTTGCTGTTGGCAGGAACCCAGCAGCTGGCAGGCACTCACACAAACTTGTCCCACTGCTGCTCCGGTGAACTGCCCCCATCTCAGACCTATGGTGTGAATCAGTGCAACAGCACACTAGCAGCGTTTCTTCCGGAGCACCACCATTCCCACTTCCTTTCTTGTCTGAAGTGGAGTTGCCCAGTAAGTAGCCATGTACGTTGCTTCTCAAgctgctcttaaaaaaataaccaccAAAAGCCAACAAAGCCCATGACACTTGGTTCCTGTAGCTGCTCAGTGGCAGGTACAGCACTCATCCCAGAAAAGTGGTACAGATTCAACTGcagttgcatttcttttattacaCAAAGTCATCATCTCATTAGGAGATGACTTCTCTTGTCTTTCCATATTTCTGATGCAATAGCTGATCTTCAAGCCCTGTCAGCTGAACAAAGTCTACATTGTTCTCTGTGCTGTTAGGTTTTTCTAAACAAGTCCACTAGCAATACAGTTCTCTCACAGGAGAGAAATGCAGAAGTCCTGACAGCTATTTTCCCACAACGCCTATCCAGCTGTAACACAGAGACTCAGAACAAAGATTTAGAAAAGCAGCTAGTTTTAgaagtttaaatatatttagttCCATTGAACATCTTATATTACGGTCAGCAGTATGGCAACCAGGTAACGTCTGTCTACTCTTTGCCCTTGCAAGCTAACTAGCTATTTCCTGTCACGAGTAGTTCTTTCCGCAATGGTTTACAGCATAGATAGCTCTTCCTCCGGTATAGAAGAAAAGCTGAATCACAGATATACAGCAACCAATAGGAGATTAAAAAAGATGTATGGAATACTGAGAATTtgagtctaaagtcaaggataGTGGGAGACCTTTAGTCCAAAGGGTTTGTTGACAttcttcaaatggaaaaaaaaaccccaccatccAAGTCAGTCAATACATTATTACATTAGCTGCAAATCTACCCATTAATCTTTTCCaatcagttctttaaaaaaatctaaacttgcacattataaaataaaatgtgagaaaattaatttattttctttttttttttttttttttttaccttgcagTCCATTCTAAGAATATGCTGTGCAATAATCTTTGGATTGTTGTTGGTGAAAAGCTCCTTAACTCTTCTTAACATTGATGTTTCCAATGGCTTGTTTTCAGCAGGAAGTAGTTTGGATTCAAAATCATTTGGTTTAAAACTAGACACAGTCTCAAAAACAGGTGCAGAAAAGATGCCGTCTTCTTCAGCCATCCCAGTTGAAGCTTCTAAAGGATCTGCAAAGTTCATTGTAGGGTCATCTTCCAGGATCAAATAGTTTGTTCCAGAGTTCCTGAATGAGTGTGTTGCCCTCTCCTTTTGTGTCAGTTGTTCCACGTAGCTGTTTTTCTGACATAAATGTTGTTTTGTTGCTGCAGGATCTCTGGCAGGGCTTAGTTCACAATAGTGTCCTTCTGAACTGTGGGAAGCCAAAGGAGAATCTGGGGGCTTCATCAGGGGTGCTTTGCTGGGTTTAGGTGGAGGCTTCGGGCAGAGCTGACTGTCTGATCCTCTAAGAGCTTCCCCTACTTGTGACTCGGAGGTGACTTTCTGAACAACTGTGGGCCTTAGAGAAGGTTCACTGCCTGTTCTAAATGCAGGAGAGCTTGGACAGGAGTCTGCATCTGCTTCAGGTAATTGAGATGGTTGTCGTAAGCCTGCAGGGGAAAGTGGGATTTTAGAAGGCCAAAACACATGCAGTTCCTGATGCCTGTCCCAGGGTTCATCTCTTAATGCTATTTCCTGAGGAAAATATTGTCAGATCATGTCAATTATTCACTGACAAAAATGTatatgaaattatattttgagGAATGAGCTAGCCAGCAAATTCCATTCACTTGCTGATCCTCCCAAAATCCCAGATACACAGAACAGCTGCACCGTAATATTATTCTGTGGTAATGCTGACAATAATTCCAGTCCCTGCTGCGTACATAGGCTATACTGTCAGAGCTGGATAGTCTCCATGGCTTGGAATAGGAGGTTTCTTTGTAACCTGATCTAGGCTATAAAAACAGAAACTTCCAGCCACACCACATAAAAGATGAGTCATTTCTGAGTGACAAGTTTgagatgaaagaaaagtttCCCAAAGTCAAGCCTGAACGTGCAGTATGGTATGGAAGGAATGAATTTCAGGGATGGTAATCTTTTTGCTAAACAGTAGCTGATTTGAAGAGCTGGAGAAACACATCCATATACTTCTGTGTATTTATGCCTCATCATGTACTCATTGCATACACAAACCTCAGCATCCAGTATAGGACTGAACCCTATATCAGACATTCCCAATCTGCAGTTCTCAGTGCATTTGCTGGTATCTACAGCAAAGTGGCCAGCTGCATCATGTGGGCTTTACTGCTTGTTTCCAGCTGGCTCTCAATTTATGCAAACAACCAAATCTGCAGATCACAGCCTGTCACCGCTCATAAGCAGTATGCTACCAGAACCTGCTCGGAGGACCCCACGACAAAATGCACAGCAGTACTCTTCAGGTTAACAGTTACAGTACCAAAAGAAAAGTTCTTGCAGCCATGGATTGGAATAAGATAATCAATTCAACTACAGATGGACGGAAACTTGTTTTATGAATGTCTGTCCATCCCACTGTTAAACACAGGAGCACACCCTTTCTATCAAAATACAGTCTCACTATACAAGTACTTAATATTATCTTTGACTCCAGAAGTCTTTCCACAGTAGGCACTATAAATGTTAACAGCTACTATATTCAAAACAACTAGCAGCCTTGGAAGTCAAACATTAGAATTTGTCCACATGGGAATAGATGCATCATTGCAAGCTTCCTTACACAGTATGTTAGTATGGAAACAATTGCTTAACTTCTGAAgaatctgagaaagaaaaagccacaatcaacaactgatcaagtgTTGGTACACCTTGTATCACTGGAGGAAGGCAATGACAGTGGCCATGGAACCagacagcagcaaaaggaatgaaaagcaaaagggatGGTGCAGTGGAGGGTATAAGAGTAATGCTTTTCTCCTGGTGAGGAACACCACCACATCTGCATACTTTACCCTGAGAAAAAGCAGTTACCAGGAATTTCGTGAAACACCGCTTCTATTTAATAAGACTTCTGTCAGAATGACATGAGTGAAACAAGTCAGTTCTTGTAAAGCACAAGTGAGGAAAGGTAATACTGTGAAAAAGGATATTAATGCCAACTGTAGCTGTCATTTTTTTGGTGTGGAAGCCTGCTGAGTTGTGTGCTAAGGTACTCAACTAGCTGGTGCATTGTAAATAAAAACCCTGTTCCAATGACTTAAAGAGCAAGCAGTATGCTAACACAGCTTACATTGGCCATTAAATGTAACTGTATATACAGTACTCGGAACACCCAACAGTCTCGCTTTGGTCTAAGTGTAACAGACCACCTGGGCATGCACAGATTCTAAGTGTGAAACATTTAATTACAAAACATACCTATTAGCAGATAGCTCTCTGACTGGTGAGCCTTTAAAGGGAATCTTTTCTCCAGAACGTGATCCAAACTAGCTGGCTGGCTACcgcttttttctttgtttctagggtaaacaaaaatgcaaacaaaaccatATCAATATATCCAACATTCTTAACATACATACCTAATTGCCAGAAATATCATTATCAGTGCAAGGATCATTAGCTTTCCACTTGGGCAGCTTGTAAGAATAAAAGATACACTTCATGCTGTTGCGGTAGCAATGAAATGGGCCATAATATGTGTGACCTTGTAGCATTCGTGAGGGTGTTTCTTTGAATGTTGAGAATGGAAGATTTGATTTGGGACACTGAAATTAGGATCCATTATCCCACACTTGGTATTTTTATTGCAGAAGTCAAATATGGAAGGAAAGACTtctctggagcagcagcaagattttattttaatcctttGTCTTATACTAATCAAGATTTGCCAAGTCACTGAAGAACAACTTGCACTGCTGTTGTGCTTCCAGAGTCTACATTTGCTCTTGCTCTATGGGTTTGCTGATTTTTACGGCCTAAAAAATCCTTTGCTAAAAATCAGCAAACCCTCACTCTTAGTCTTCCATCTAAAATCAGGGTGAAAATTCACATCGCCTACAGTGGGAGCTGATAGAGTTACCTCATTTCCCTCCATAAGGACAGCAAAATTCAAGTACCTCAGAAGATTTCCTCTGGGTATGCTCTGCTCCGGGGATTGCATGCTGGATATACCAAGACTCAGCCtttttgcagtttctgtttttccttcaggGATATTTGGCTCTTTTTGTCGGACTGGAGTTACACCATACTTTTCTTCTAGACACCTGAGAGGCACAGTCCTGTTGATAGGCTGAAAAATAATTGCTCCACTCTGCTTTGATATTGGTGTGCGATTCCCAACATAGTATCTAACTAAGCCGGGGATACTGTCGAAACTTTCAAGTTCAAACTGATACTGAACACGGCAGTAGGCTTCATTGAGTCTTAGAACTGTTctgttgattttaaaatgctgagaGGTGTTTTTCCACTGACAGGTAAGAACAAAGTTCCCAGGACTGGAGAGAGAATCCCTGATCAGAAAATCTCCATCTCTCTGAACTAGGCCTTCTGCTACCTTTGAGGAAAAAGaattatacaaaaaaaatactttcagaatcagaaaaaaCATAGTCAAACAACCCATCACAACAAAAGAGTCTTAAACATAGGACTTAATTTGGCTGCTCTGGGAGGACAGACAAAGccagaaatacaaagcaaagcatGAAGTGTGGTAGAAGAATGGTGTCTCAAATTCTAAGAGGAAGAGCTCATTGCACAGCAGAGATTTGGAGGAGCTTCTGAGAAAATGCCCAGCAGCCAGAAGCATGACCCACTTTTGCATATGTATTTCTTCTAGTTTGCTAATAGAAAATAAGGCATGAAGGGAAAAGCAATGACTCAGGATTTTAGTTTCAAGCATCTGAATAGCCAGTCACACTGAAGTTGAGAAGCCATTATTACAGGACCCCAGAAACTGCCCTTTCATTATTACCTTGAGTGACGGAAGcgttcatttcttcttctttgtgaATACTGCATAGTACTAGGAAGAGTCAGAGAaatcctgtttttctgttttgagctAGCCCTTCCCTGTGATAAACTTCGCACCTAGCAGTTAAGATTAAGAGCAGGTATGTGGCTGCCAGGCCTGCTCTCCCGACGCGGGTGaagggcagcaggcagctcGCAGCTCTGCGGAGAGCCGGGCATGCACCGGCGGGAGGCCCGCAGGGGGAGCTCCAGGTGCTCTGGGAACCTCAGCTCCACTCCAACGCCAGCTTTAACGTATTTTTA comes from Haliaeetus albicilla chromosome 8, bHalAlb1.1, whole genome shotgun sequence and encodes:
- the BCAR3 gene encoding breast cancer anti-estrogen resistance protein 3 isoform X3; its protein translation is MPKDYNVFQMLIAALCCFYHRKSITMRVKFSRERQVMDNSPEKLKKELEEELQLSSEDLRSHAWYHGRIPRQVAEGLVQRDGDFLIRDSLSSPGNFVLTCQWKNTSQHFKINRTVLRLNEAYCRVQYQFELESFDSIPGLVRYYVGNRTPISKQSGAIIFQPINRTVPLRCLEEKYGVTPVRQKEPNIPEGKTETAKRLSLGISSMQSPEQSIPRGNLLRNKEKSGSQPASLDHVLEKRFPLKAHQSESYLLIGLRQPSQLPEADADSCPSSPAFRTGSEPSLRPTVVQKVTSESQVGEALRGSDSQLCPKPPPKPSKAPLMKPPDSPLASHSSEGHYCELSPARDPAATKQHLCQKNSYVEQLTQKERATHSFRNSGTNYLILEDDPTMNFADPLEASTGMAEEDGIFSAPVFETVSSFKPNDFESKLLPAENKPLETSMLRRVKELFTNNNPKIIAQHILRMDCKVARILEVSEEMRKIMGVNSGLELITLPYGHQLRLDLIERHNTMAIGIAVDILGCTGNLEDRAATLNRIIQVAVELKDSLGDLYAFSAIMKALEMPQVTRLEQTWTSLRHHYTQTAIMYEKQLKPFSKALHEGQEEWNKTVSAPQNNVTVPLLMPLITLMERQAVVFEGMDLWESSDQSCEIMLKHLATARQIAQNAEMYSLTAEQMLEGFQPDEEMSEIFKTEFQMRLLWGSKGAQVNQNERYEKFSQILTALSRKLEPPPVKQVAEMILYL
- the BCAR3 gene encoding breast cancer anti-estrogen resistance protein 3 isoform X1, with amino-acid sequence MDNSPEKLKKELEEELQLSSEDLRSHAWYHGRIPRQVAEGLVQRDGDFLIRDSLSSPGNFVLTCQWKNTSQHFKINRTVLRLNEAYCRVQYQFELESFDSIPGLVRYYVGNRTPISKQSGAIIFQPINRTVPLRCLEEKYGVTPVRQKEPNIPEGKTETAKRLSLGISSMQSPEQSIPRGNLLRNKEKSGSQPASLDHVLEKRFPLKAHQSESYLLIGLRQPSQLPEADADSCPSSPAFRTGSEPSLRPTVVQKVTSESQVGEALRGSDSQLCPKPPPKPSKAPLMKPPDSPLASHSSEGHYCELSPARDPAATKQHLCQKNSYVEQLTQKERATHSFRNSGTNYLILEDDPTMNFADPLEASTGMAEEDGIFSAPVFETVSSFKPNDFESKLLPAENKPLETSMLRRVKELFTNNNPKIIAQHILRMDCKVARILEVSEEMRKIMGVNSGLELITLPYGHQLRLDLIERHNTMAIGIAVDILGCTGNLEDRAATLNRIIQVAVELKDSLGDLYAFSAIMKALEMPQVTRLEQTWTSLRHHYTQTAIMYEKQLKPFSKALHEGQEEWNKTVSAPQNNVTVPLLMPLITLMERQAVVFEGMDLWESSDQSCEIMLKHLATARQIAQNAEMYSLTAEQMLEGFQPDEEMSEIFKTEFQMRLLWGSKGAQVNQNERYEKFSQILTALSRKLEPPPVKQVAEMILYL
- the BCAR3 gene encoding breast cancer anti-estrogen resistance protein 3 isoform X2, translating into MGIENQVHQTQIIYNILLLQEVEKKREPKMIAAGKFSSLPRNGPVNHQFSLASSMDLLTTKPSPTEHHSDSFQDISIHGTLPRKKKGTIPTRSCDMFSHMGTLTYTRTQRQQPPIVQDVIEEYPPQNGKSNKLHARDQNILDPTLEYVKFSRERQVMDNSPEKLKKELEEELQLSSEDLRSHAWYHGRIPRQVAEGLVQRDGDFLIRDSLSSPGNFVLTCQWKNTSQHFKINRTVLRLNEAYCRVQYQFELESFDSIPGLVRYYVGNRTPISKQSGAIIFQPINRTVPLRCLEEKYGVTPVRQKEPNIPEGKTETAKRLSLGISSMQSPEQSIPRGNLLRNKEKSGSQPASLDHVLEKRFPLKAHQSESYLLIGLRQPSQLPEADADSCPSSPAFRTGSEPSLRPTVVQKVTSESQVGEALRGSDSQLCPKPPPKPSKAPLMKPPDSPLASHSSEGHYCELSPARDPAATKQHLCQKNSYVEQLTQKERATHSFRNSGTNYLILEDDPTMNFADPLEASTGMAEEDGIFSAPVFETVSSFKPNDFESKLLPAENKPLETSMLRRVKELFTNNNPKIIAQHILRMDCKVARILEVSEEMRKIMGVNSGLELITLPYGHQLRLDLIERHNTMAIGIAVDILGCTGNLEDRAATLNRIIQVAVELKDSLGDLYAFSAIMKALEMPQVTRLEQTWTSLRHHYTQTAIMYEKQLKPFSKALHEGQEEWNKTVSAPQNNVTVPLLMPLITLMERQAVVFEGMDLWESSDQSCEIMLKHLATARQIAQNAEMYSLTAEQMLEGFQPDEEMSEIFKTEFQMRLLWGSKGAQVNQNERYEKFSQILTALSRKLEPPPVKQVAEMILYL
- the BCAR3 gene encoding breast cancer anti-estrogen resistance protein 3 isoform X4; this encodes MGIENQVHQTQIIYNILLLQEVEKKREPKMIAAGKFSSLPRNGPVNHQFSLASSMDLLTTKPSPTEHHSDSFQDISIHGTLPRKKKGTIPTRSCDMFSHMGTLTYTRTQRQQPPIVQDVIEEYPPQNGKSNKLHARDQNILDPTLEYVKMISNYYQASFTDEKHKLERSESEIQDRSFEFSRERQVMDNSPEKLKKELEEELQLSSEDLRSHAWYHGRIPRQVAEGLVQRDGDFLIRDSLSSPGNFVLTCQWKNTSQHFKINRTVLRLNEAYCRVQYQFELESFDSIPGLVRYYVGNRTPISKQSGAIIFQPINRTVPLRCLEEKYGVTPVRQKEPNIPEGKTETAKRLSLGISSMQSPEQSIPRGNLLRNKEKSGSQPASLDHVLEKRFPLKAHQSESYLLIGLRQPSQLPEADADSCPSSPAFRTGSEPSLRPTVVQKVTSESQVGEALRGSDSQLCPKPPPKPSKAPLMKPPDSPLASHSSEGHYCELSPARDPAATKQHLCQKNSYVEQLTQKERATHSFRNSGTNYLILEDDPTMNFADPLEASTGMAEEDGIFSAPVFETVSSFKPNDFESKLLPAENKPLETSMLRRVKELFTNNNPKIIAQHILRMDCKVARILEVSEEMRKIMGVNSGLELITLPYGHQLRLDLIER